The Dyadobacter sp. 676 DNA window GCATTCCATCGTTGACCTGCTTCCATAATTACCCGATAGAACGACGACACGACGCGGAACGCCGCTTCGTCACGGTTCAGGCAGGCTCCCCAACCGCCGCTAAGTTTGTCTTCGAAAAGCGACAATTCCAAGTCGCCGGCAAGAAGCCCGATATTGCTTTTTATTTCCTCGATATGAGCAGGGGATATATCATCTATCCCCGATTCAATGGCTTTATAATTTCCAGAATCGTAGGTCTGCGCTCATCGCTATCATATATTTCCTGCAATCGATCGTCACTCAAAAACATTGAAGTCAAGTTCGTTTGAGGATCAAGGTCGACAGCTAGGCATCGATAGCCTAACTCCGCCAACATGTAGGTGAAATGATATACTAATGTCGTTTTTCCAACACCACCTTTATTATTAAAAAATGCAATAGTCTTCATTATCGTTTTTTATAGATTACAACCCCGAAGCCGGTTGGCTGATCGAGGATGAATAAAGGCTCCGGTGAGCCGTTCTTCGAAAGAGCGGCCTTGGCGCGTTTGACACCAACATTGAATGCGTTGATAAACCCTAAATTTTTCGCTGCTTCTGCCAATGTTGGATTTCTGTAATCGTTTTTATTGGGGAAATTCTCAGGCCTTGCATCGCCATACAGACCACCAGGATTTGTAATTTCAATCCGATCGCTGAACTCGTAGAATTTGATCGGTGCATTGGACTCGTAGTCGCGGTGTATGATCGCATTATATAGCAATTCTTCTATTGCCGATGCCGGATATGCCAGATCGTACGACTCGCCGAGCCCCAGCTGTACCCGCTTTTCAATTTGCGATTTGATAAATTCTTTCATTACACGCATTTGCGTGGTCAGGTCGCCCTCAAACCGGTGTTCAAAGTCAAAATCGCTAACCCCCTTCTTTGACCTACCCGAACACAAACCCGCCCTTTGTACCTTGCAGGCGGCACCTTAGATGGTTGGACCTCTACCACTGCAATATCTCCGTCTTCAAAAGAAAACTTTGTCACTGTCATTGCAGGAGGTGGCACAATACGACCGTCAGTTCGAAAGTTAAGTAGTGTTTGCATTAGTTGCTCATCTACCTTGGTGCCATTCAAACTTCCGTCGTCATTCGCTCCGATGATCAAATATCCCGGCAGTCCATGACCTGGCATGTCATTACAAAAAGCGCATATCGCCTCACCAAATTTGTCAGAATTAGTTTTTGATACCGTTTTTTCTATCCGGTCGGATTCTAATGCAGGCAGGAGTAATGCAATTTCTTCTTGGGAGATCATGTAGCGTTCGTTAAACCATGGCAAGTTGAAAAATGCTGGTGCAATTACCAAATTTTACGCGACATGGTGACCCTCCCAGTATACAAAAGCCAGGGGATCAGCGGAAAGGCACCGTTTTTCTATCGATGTTACGTGCCTGACGGCACTATCCCGTCACGACGTTCGATCGCGTTAACGATGTAATATCGGTAGAAAGGCGCAGGATCGATCACCCCGAATGCCGTAGGCATGTAGCGGCAGCGTGTAAATCGGCGCTGGCAATTCCCGTAACCAACTTTAACATGAAGATAAAAGCCCGGCCATCGAACTGATAGCCCGGCTTTATTTTGCGGATACACTTATTAAATCAAACCCTACTTATACCCTTCATTCTGCTTCAAATTAGGATTCCGGTCGATCTCGCTCTGCGGCAATGGGAACAGTACCTGGTGATCAAAAGCTGTTTTCCCGCGGCCTTTGGCCAGTTCAATGAATTTGCCATGACGGATCAGGTCCTGCCGGCGGAGCTCCTCGGTGAAAAATTCCCAGCCGCGCTCCTTGAGAATATGCGCCCGCAATGCGTCTTTGGAGGCGAATGCTGAAACGGATAACGCGGCAAGGCCGGCTTTGGTGCGTACCTGGTTAATCAGGTCCACGGTCGCTTGGGTCGGGCCTTCGAGCTCGTTCAAAGCCTCGGCTTTGCTCAGCAGGATGTCGGCGTAGCGCACCACCGGGAAGTCGTTGCCGAGATCGGCGCCGGTAGCGGGAAGGTCTTCTTCGAATTTGAAGCTGCGTTTATCGTCCTGGCCGAGTACGATATGTTTGCCGTTGAGGTCGTCGTATTCAGTCAGGAATGCCTGGCGGCGCTGGTCTTTCGGGTCGAAAGAGTCGTAAAAGGCCGATAGTGTTTTGAGCTGGGTGGCGTAGTTGGCCTTGGCGGCGCCTTTGTATTTATAGTTCGGGGGGAGCGGCGTGGGGCAGGTAATTGGTGCCCAGGCCCGGCTGCGCCACATGCGGGCGCACGTAAATGAACTCGCTGTTTTTCTCGTTGGCGAGCTTGAAAAGGTCCGTGCGGTTGGCCGAGTCGAAAAGGCTGTACACGTTCAGGTCGATTACCTTTTGGGCGGTTTCGTTCGTTTTCTGCCAGTCCTTGTTGTTCAGGTAAAATTTGGTCAGGAATGCGAGTGCGGCACCTTTGGTGGCCCGGCCGTATTGTCTGGCGGTTACGGGCAGAATATCGGCCACGGCATTCAGCTCGTCGGTTACGAATTTGACGAACTCTTCCCTGGTGGCGCGGGCCGGACGATCCTCGCTGCTGCTTATGCTGTTGGTAATGAGTGGGGTAGGGCCGAAAAGATCATACAACGAAATGTAGCCGCTCGCCCGCAGGAAGCGCGCCTCGGCGATGATCTGTCTTTTCCGTTCTTCGTCGAAATCGATATTGGGCACGTTGTCGATCACGAGGTTCGCCCGGTAAATGGCGCTGTAATAGCGGGTCCACGCCACGTCGAAAAATTCGTGAGAGGCGTTCCAGGTGAAATCTTCGAGCGGTTGCGCGAGCCCGCGGAGCCCGCCCTCGCGGATAATGAGGAGGTCGGTAGTAACCTCAGCCATGACGAGGATGTTGCGGAAGCCGTCGGTACCTTGTTTCTGTTCGAGGGCGTAGGCCGCGTTGAGCAAAGCTTCGGCGTCGTCGGCGGTTTTGAAGAAATTATTGGGACCAAAAGAAGAATACACTTCCTCTTCGAGCGGTTTGTCGCACGCGGCGGCGCTGAGCAGCAACAGGATATATAGTAACTTTTTCATTGTCTCGCAGGAAATTAGAAATTGATGCTCACGCCCGCGGTGTAGGTGCGGGAAAGCGGGAATGCATTGTAATCGGCACGCACGTTGGAGGTTCCGAATGCGCTCACCTCGGGGTCGTAGCCGGTGTATTTAGTGATGGTGAACAAATTCTGGCCGGTCACATACACTTGCAAGCCCTTGATATGCCGCCATTTGGCCGACGGGAAGTTGTAAGTCAGCTGCACGGATTTCAACCGCAGGTAGGAGGCATTCTCCACGGCCCGGCTGTTCACATTGCTCGTGTAGGAAACGGCCACGGGTATACCGGAAGAATTGGCGTTGGTCGGGTTAGCGGGCGTCCAGCGATCGGTATAGCTTTCGGCCAGGCGGTTGCGGCGGAACGAGATCGGGTTTTCGGATTCGGTGCGGTTCAGGTTGAACAGCTTGTTGCCCTGCACGCCCTGGAAGAAAAACGACAGGTTGAATGCGCCGTAAGTAAAATCGTTGTTCAGGCCGTAGGTGAAATCCGGGAATGGTGAGCCCAGGATCGTGCGATCGGCGGAATTGATGGAGCCGTCCTTGTTCACGTCGCGGTATTTGTACTCGCCCGGGCGCGAGAGCGGTTGTGCGGATTGGGCAATGTCCTCGCCCCGCTGGAACACGCCGTCGACAATGTAGCCATAGTAGGCATTCAGCGGGTCGCCCTTGCGGATAATGGTGAAGTCGTTGGTAAAACCTGCTGAGCCGCCCAGAATGTAAGGCAATGTGCCGAGGTCGGTCACTTCGTTTTTCACGACCGAGAAATTCAGGCTCGACCGCCAGGTGAATGGCGCGGTGACGTTTACGGAAGTCAGTGCAAAGTCGAAACCGGTATTTTTCAGCTCGCCCACGTTTTTGAAAGTGGTGGTAAAGCCGCTGGTGCGCGGAATGGGCAGTTGCAGGAGCAGGTCTTTGGTTTGTTTATGGAAATAATCAATGCTACCCGACAAGCGGTTGGCAAACAAGCTGAAATCTACGCCAATATCGAGCTGGCTGGTGGTTTCCCATTTCAAATCCGGGTTAGGAAGTTGCGTGGTGGAAATACCCACGTACGGCGCGCCGTCGAAAATGGCCTGTCCCTGCGGCCCGAGCAGAACCAGTGATTTGTAGCTGCCGATGTCCTGGTTACCGGTTACGCCGTAGCTGGCGCGGAGTTTCAGGTCGGTGATCTCATTCACGTTTTTCAGGAAAAGCTCGTCCTTGATCCGCCAGCCAAGGGCTACCGAAGGGAAAATGCCATATTTCTTGTTGTCGCCGAAGCGCGACGAGCCGTCGGCACGGATGGAGGCGGTGAGCAGGTATTTGTCGAGCAGATTGTAGTTTACACGCCCAAGGTAGGAGAGCAGCTGGTTCTTCGTCCGGCCGGAGCCCAGAGAAAATGTGCTCTGCGCGCCTGCGGCGAGGTTATCGGTACCCAATGCGTCGAGCGGGAAGTTCTGCGCACCTGCCGAAAGGGAGCTTACCATGAATTCCTGGTAGGTATAACCGCCGAGGACTTCGAGCTGATTATCCTTATTGAGCGCCTTGCTGTACCGGGCCGTAAATTCGACGAGGTTGTTGGAAGCGTTGCTCGTCAGCACGCTGGCAATGCCTTTGGTACCTTCGGCCCGTTTGGTGAGTCGGGAGGTGAAAATATCGCGCCGCGAATCCTGGCGGTCGGTACCGAAATTGATCTTGGCCGAAAGCTCGGGCAAAAAGTAGTATTCGGCAAAAACGCTGGCAAAAGTGCGGTTGGTGGTGGCAAAGTCACTCACTTCGTTGGCCAGGCCCACCGGGTTTTCCAGGTTCACGATTTGTGTCTGCGTCCAGGTGCCGTTGGGGTTTTTAATGCTAAGGGTAGGGTCCTGGAAAATGGCGGTGTTGATCACGCCGGCACCCTCATTCACGCTTACGCCGTTGGGTACGAAATCATCCTTTACCTGGCTGGAATTGAGGTTTAACCCAAATTTGAATTTGTCGCCGGTGTAATTCAGGTTCACCCGGCCGACATACTTCTTAATGCCGGAGCTGATCACGACGCCCTTTTGATCCAGGTAGTTGAGCGAAGCATAATAGGTGAATTTATCCTGCCCGCCCGAGAATGAGAGCTGATGGTTTTGCAAATAACCCTTTCTGAAAATCTCGTCCTGCCAGTACGTGCCTTTGCCTACGGCGGCGATCTGTTCGGTGGAGAATTCGGGGGCCTGCTTCTGGTCGGCGCGCAGGTCGTTGAGCAGGGCCATGTATTGCTGCGCATTGAGCATCGGCACGCGTCTGGTCACTTCCGAAACGGCACTTGACAAAGCATAATTGACGTTCAGCTTTCCTTTCAAGCCTTTTTTGGTGGTGATCAGAATAACCCCGTTCGCCCCGCGCGAGCCGTAGATGGCTGTCGCCGAAGCATCCTTCAATATTTCTACCGACTCGATGTCGTTCGGGTTCAGCGCATTCAGCGGGTTGCGGGGGGCCTGCTCGTTCACCAGCGTCGAGCCCGGCACCACCGCCGCGTTGTTCACCGGCAACCCGTCGATCACATAAAGCGGCTCGTTATTGGCATTGATAGAATTGGCCCCGCGGATGCGGATCGTCACGCCACCGCCCGGCTCAGAGCTGGATTGCGTCACCTGCACACCCGCCGAGCGACCGGCAATGAGCTGGTCGACAGACGTTTGTACCCCTTTGTTAAAGTCCCTGCTGTCCAGAGAGTTTACAGAGCCGGTCAGGTCGCGCTTTTTCTGGGTGCCGTACCCCACCACTACCAGCTCGTTGAGCTGCCGGGTATCGTCGCTGAGCTGCACGTTGATCTGTGTACGCCCTTTCACTTCCACCTCCTGTGTAATGTAGCCAATCGCCGAAAAGA harbors:
- a CDS encoding ATP-binding protein produces the protein MISQEEIALLLPALESDRIEKTVSKTNSDKFGEAICAFCNDMPGHGLPGYLIIGANDDGSLNGTKVDEQLMQTLLNFRTDGRIVPPPAMTVTKFSFEDGDIAVVEVQPSKVPPARYKGRVCVRVGQRRGLAILTLNTGLRAT
- a CDS encoding RagB/SusD family nutrient uptake outer membrane protein, yielding MWRSRAWAPITCPTPLPPNYKYKGAAKANYATQLKTLSAFYDSFDPKDQRRQAFLTEYDDLNGKHIVLGQDDKRSFKFEEDLPATGADLGNDFPVVRYADILLSKAEALNELEGPTQATVDLINQVRTKAGLAALSVSAFASKDALRAHILKERGWEFFTEELRRQDLIRHGKFIELAKGRGKTAFDHQVLFPLPQSEIDRNPNLKQNEGYK
- a CDS encoding TonB-dependent receptor — protein: MIQFLRSNHIRLIWALLGGIMAMQGHAQSVSIQGKVTSATDQSALPGINVLVKNSTTGTTTNADGKFEITAGRDAVLVFSAIGYITQEVEVKGRTQINVQLSDDTRQLNELVVVGYGTQKKRDLTGSVNSLDSRDFNKGVQTSVDQLIAGRSAGVQVTQSSSEPGGGVTIRIRGANSINANNEPLYVIDGLPVNNAAVVPGSTLVNEQAPRNPLNALNPNDIESVEILKDASATAIYGSRGANGVILITTKKGLKGKLNVNYALSSAVSEVTRRVPMLNAQQYMALLNDLRADQKQAPEFSTEQIAAVGKGTYWQDEIFRKGYLQNHQLSFSGGQDKFTYYASLNYLDQKGVVISSGIKKYVGRVNLNYTGDKFKFGLNLNSSQVKDDFVPNGVSVNEGAGVINTAIFQDPTLSIKNPNGTWTQTQIVNLENPVGLANEVSDFATTNRTFASVFAEYYFLPELSAKINFGTDRQDSRRDIFTSRLTKRAEGTKGIASVLTSNASNNLVEFTARYSKALNKDNQLEVLGGYTYQEFMVSSLSAGAQNFPLDALGTDNLAAGAQSTFSLGSGRTKNQLLSYLGRVNYNLLDKYLLTASIRADGSSRFGDNKKYGIFPSVALGWRIKDELFLKNVNEITDLKLRASYGVTGNQDIGSYKSLVLLGPQGQAIFDGAPYVGISTTQLPNPDLKWETTSQLDIGVDFSLFANRLSGSIDYFHKQTKDLLLQLPIPRTSGFTTTFKNVGELKNTGFDFALTSVNVTAPFTWRSSLNFSVVKNEVTDLGTLPYILGGSAGFTNDFTIIRKGDPLNAYYGYIVDGVFQRGEDIAQSAQPLSRPGEYKYRDVNKDGSINSADRTILGSPFPDFTYGLNNDFTYGAFNLSFFFQGVQGNKLFNLNRTESENPISFRRNRLAESYTDRWTPANPTNANSSGIPVAVSYTSNVNSRAVENASYLRLKSVQLTYNFPSAKWRHIKGLQVYVTGQNLFTITKYTGYDPEVSAFGTSNVRADYNAFPLSRTYTAGVSINF
- a CDS encoding ATP-binding protein, encoding MKEFIKSQIEKRVQLGLGESYDLAYPASAIEELLYNAIIHRDYESNAPIKFYEFSDRIEITNPGGLYGDARPENFPNKNDYRNPTLAEAAKNLGFINAFNVGVKRAKAALSKNGSPEPLFILDQPTGFGVVIYKKR
- a CDS encoding ParA family protein → MKTIAFFNNKGGVGKTTLVYHFTYMLAELGYRCLAVDLDPQTNLTSMFLSDDRLQEIYDSDERRPTILEIIKPLNRG
- a CDS encoding RagB/SusD family nutrient uptake outer membrane protein encodes the protein MKKLLYILLLLSAAACDKPLEEEVYSSFGPNNFFKTADDAEALLNAAYALEQKQGTDGFRNILVMAEVTTDLLIIREGGLRGLAQPLEDFTWNASHEFFDVAWTRYYSAIYRANLVIDNVPNIDFDEERKRQIIAEARFLRASGYISLYDLFGPTPLITNSISSSEDRPARATREEFVKFVTDELNAVADILPVTARQYGRATKGAALAFLTKFYLNNKDWQKTNETAQKVIDLNVYSLFDSANRTDLFKLANEKNSEFIYVRPHVAQPGLGTNYLPHAAPPEL